In Nicotiana tabacum cultivar K326 chromosome 19, ASM71507v2, whole genome shotgun sequence, one DNA window encodes the following:
- the LOC107769479 gene encoding small ribosomal subunit protein uS19-like — MADVECADVGAGGQPKKRTFKKFSYRGVDQDTLLNLSTNELVKLFPARPRRRFERGLKRKPMALIKKLRKAKLEAQASEKPEVVRTHLRNMIIVPEMIGSVIGIYNGKTFNQIEVKPEMIGHYLAEFSISYKPVKHGRPGIGATHSSRFIPLK, encoded by the coding sequence ATGGCGGACGTTGAATGTGCTGATGTTGGGGCCGGCGGCCAGCCAAAGAAGAGAACGTTTAAGAAGTTCAGCTACAGAGGAGTGGATCAGGATACTCTTCTTAACCTGTCTACTAATGAGCTCGTTAAACTTTTCCCTGCTCGTCCTCGCCGAAGGTTCGAGAGGGGTTTGAAGAGGAAGCCTATGGCTTTGATCAAGAAGCTGCGCAAGGCGAAACTTGAGGCTCAAGCAAGTGAGAAACCAGAGGTTGTGAGAACACATTTGAGGAACATGATTATTGTACCAGAGATGATTGGAAGCGTTATTGGAATCTATAATGGAAAAACGTTCAATCAAATTGAGGTCAAGCCTGAAATGATTGGACATTATTTAGCTGAGTTTTCAATCTCATACAAGCCTGTTAAGCACGGTAGGCCCGGTATTGGTGCTACTCACTCTTCTAGGTTCATTCCATTGAAGTGA
- the LOC107769478 gene encoding CO(2)-response secreted protease yields MASLFHFSPIISTLFLITSCIASNQTPKPYIVYMGSPLNNSGDSAEIAQLSHLRMLSSIIPSEESERISVRHSYHHAYRGFCSLLTEDEAILLSGHEEVVSVFPDPVLQLHTTRSWDFLGLESSYYSRSSGYHYKHGSSFDVIIGVIDTGIWPESPSFDDQHIGKVPSRWKGVCMEGFDFYKSNCNRKLIGARFYNIEDQESTFTKLPNISTTIPSKPNGTPRDKVGHGTNTASIAAGAIVPNANYYGLANGTARGGLPSARIATYKACSEGNCQGSAILKAIDDAIKDGVDIISISIGRSFVFQTDFKDDPIAIGAFHAAERGVMVVCSGGNEGPDPYTVTNSAPWIFTVAASTIDRKFQSTIVLGNNVSLKGSGISYNPTGRSRSRTYPLAFGENIPFHPSLTSQARNCMPGSLDAKRVAGKIIVCMNDDWTISREIKKLVVQDANAKGLILIDEAEKRSPFDSGNFPFAEVGKLPGAQILQYINSSQNPLATIFPANEIRRFKPAPVVADFSSRGPATLTENILKPDISAPGVGILSAMIPKVDEVSSNLLPEKKSTSLFGITSGTSMACPHVTGAMSFIKSIHRTWSFSMIKSAIMTTATVSNNLRKHLTNTSGLYSNPHEIGAGELSPIKALDPGLVFETTMTDYYNFLCYYGYKEKQLRLVASKNYKNFDCPRNASTSKKELISNINYPSISIEKLKQNQGVVKVKRVATNVGSDRNATYTSSTIAPPGLVVRVSPKKIVFVKGIKKASFEISFDGKKASKGYNFGIITWSDGSHKVQMIFAVNIE; encoded by the exons ATGGCTTCTCTCTTTCATTTTTCTCCAATTATCTCCACACTCTTTCTGATCACTTCTTGCATCGCATCAAATCAGACTCCCAAG CCTTACATTGTGTATATGGGAAGTCCCTTGAACAACAGTGGAGACTCAGCTGAAATTGCACAGCTATCTCATCTTCGAATGTTGTCGTCCATTATCCCAAG TGAAGAAAGTGAGAGAATCTCAGTGAGGCATTCCTATCATCATGCTTATAGGGGCTTTTGTTCCTTGCTTACAGAGGACGAAGCCATCCTATTATCAG GTCATGAGGAGGTTGTATCAGTTTTTCCAGATCCCGTTCTTCAACTTCACACAACACGCTCCTGGgattttttgggtcttgaatcttctTATTATTCCAGATCCTCTGGCTATCACTACAAGCATGGTTCATCTTTTGATGTTATTATTGGAGTTATTGACACAG GCATATGGCCCGAGTCACCTAGTTTTGATGACCAACATATTGGTAAAGTACCATCAAGATGGAAAGGAGTCTGCATGGAAGGATTTGACTTCTACAAGTCAAACTGCAATAG GAAGTTGATAGGAGCAAGGTTTTACAATATTGAAGATCAAGAGTCCACCTTCACAAAATTACCTAACATTAGCACTACAATACCATCAAAACCAAATGGAACACCAAGGGACAAAGTAGGGCATGGAACAAACACAGCTTCAATAGCAGCAGGTGCAATTGTCCCTAATGCCAATTACTATGGCCTAGCAAATGGCACAGCTAGGGGAGGGTTACCTTCTGCTAGGATTGCAACTTACAAAGCATGTTCAGAAGGAAATTGTCAAGGCTCTGCAATACTCAAAGCTATTGATGATGCAATTAAAGATGGAGTTGACATTATTTCCATTTCCATTGGGAGAAGTTTTGTGTTTCAAACTGACTTTAAAGATGATCCTATTGCCATTGGGGCTTTTCATGCTGCTGAAAGAGGAGTTATGGTTGTTTGTTCTGGTGGGAATGAGGGACCTGATCCTTATACTGTTACCAACTCTGCTCCCTGGATtttcactgttgctgcttctACTATTGATAGAAAATTTCAGTCCACCATTGTCCTGGGAAACAATGTCTCTTTGAAG GGATCAGGAATAAGTTACAATCCTACTGGTCGCTCTCGCTCCAGAACTTATCCCCTTGCTTTCGGTGAAAACATTCCTTTCCACCCCTCGTTAACTTCTCAAGCCAG GAATTGTATGCCAGGGTCATTGGATGCTAAAAGAGTTGCCGGGAAAATAATTGTTTGCATGAATGATGACTGGACAATATCAAGAGAAATCAAGAAATTGGTTGTGCAAGATGCCAATGCAAAGGGTCTGATTTTAATTGACGAGGCAGAGAAACGTTCACCATTTGATTCAGGCAACTTCCCCTTTGCTGAAGTTGGAAAGTTGCCTGGGGCTCAAATTCTTCAATATATTAATTCCTCCCA GAACCCATTGGCAACTATATTTCCGGCAAATGAGATTCGAAGGTTTAAGCCAGCTCCAGTAGTCGCAGATTTTTCTTCACGCGGACCCGCAACACTAACCGAAAATATTCTTAAG CCTGATATAAGTGCTCCTGGTGTTGGCATATTATCGGCAATGATTCCAAAGGTTGATGAAGTGAGTAGTAATCTTTTACCAGAAAAAAAATCAACATCCTTATTTGGCATCACATCTGGAACATCTATGGCCTGTCCACATGTTACTGGAGCTATGTCCTTCATTAAATCAATACACCGTACATGGAGCTTCTCAATGATCAAATCTGCAATCATGACAACAG CAACAGTATCCAACAATTTGAGGAAGCACTTGACAAACACGTCAGGTCTTTATTCAAATCCACATGAAATAGGTGCTGGGGAATTAAGCCCAATTAAAGCTCTAGATCCAGGGTTAGTATTTGAAACGACCATGACTGACTACTACAACTTCCTATGTTATTACGGGTACAAAGAAAAACAACTTAGATTAGTAGCATCAAAGAATTATAAGAATTTCGATTGCCCAAGAAATGCTAGTACTAGTAAAAAGGAACTCATATCAAACATAAATTACCCTTCAATCTCTATAGAAAAACTTAAGCAAAATCAGGGGGTTGTGAAAGTGAAAAGAGTTGCGACGAATGTTGGTTCAGATCGAAATGCCACGTATACTTCTTCAACCATTGCTCCACCTGGTTTGGTTGTTAGGGTTTCTCCGAAAAAGATTGTCTTTGTGAAAGGAATAAAGAAAGCTTCTTTTGAAATCTCATTTGATGGTAAGAAAGCATCAAAGGGTTACAATTTTGGGATTATAACGTGGTCGGATGGCTCTCATAAAGTTCAGATGATATTTGCAGTCAACATtgaataa